In one Terriglobia bacterium genomic region, the following are encoded:
- a CDS encoding nuclear transport factor 2 family protein, translating into MKTKLFLAVLLTLAGVVYARQPAAKPAAVEQEIRDLEKKFNDTYAANDLPRYFAFYAADFTQWLPEGRTDLPTYQKDWTTYIRSGNRVEAAEISDLHVQIGPSQDTAVASYLLHVRTRTAQGPVTDEDFQESDVFFKRGGAWKIVHLHYSPAPKKETK; encoded by the coding sequence ATGAAAACCAAACTGTTCCTGGCCGTCCTTCTGACTTTGGCTGGCGTCGTCTATGCCCGGCAGCCCGCCGCCAAGCCCGCCGCTGTCGAGCAGGAAATCCGCGATCTGGAAAAGAAGTTCAACGACACTTACGCCGCCAATGACCTGCCCCGCTATTTCGCCTTCTACGCCGCCGACTTCACGCAGTGGCTGCCCGAGGGCCGCACCGACCTGCCCACCTACCAGAAGGATTGGACCACGTACATCCGCAGCGGCAACCGCGTCGAAGCCGCGGAGATCTCCGACCTGCACGTGCAGATCGGCCCCAGCCAGGACACCGCCGTCGCCAGCTACCTCTTGCATGTGCGCACGCGCACGGCGCAGGGGCCGGTGACCGACGAGGACTTCCAGGAGAGCGACGTCTTCTTCAAACGCGGCGGCGCGTGGAAAATCGTGCACCTGCACTACTCCCCCGCGCCAAAGAAAGAAACCAAGTAA
- a CDS encoding TIGR00282 family metallophosphoesterase, with protein sequence MRILFIGDIVGSPGRRIVHDRLADIVEHHGIDLVIANGENSASGFGITPRLAEELLGTGIAVLTGGNHSWDRREILEHIPHQPKLLRPANFPESNPGSGVYVGTAKNGVSYAVLNLQGRVFMPAIDDPFRTADRELAKLPPEVAFVLVDMHAEVTSEKIAMGWYLDGRVSAVVGTHTHVTTADERVLPQGTAYITDVGMTGPHEGIIGMDRANIIKRFLDAMPTKFDVASGDVQMNTVLVETDDDGARNAAGRLRARSIARLCFHID encoded by the coding sequence ATGCGCATCCTATTCATCGGCGACATAGTCGGCTCCCCGGGCCGGCGCATCGTCCACGACCGCCTGGCGGACATCGTGGAGCATCACGGCATCGATCTGGTCATCGCCAACGGGGAGAACTCCGCCTCGGGTTTCGGGATCACGCCGCGGCTCGCGGAAGAGCTGCTGGGAACGGGGATCGCCGTGCTCACCGGGGGAAATCACAGCTGGGACCGGCGCGAGATCCTGGAGCACATTCCGCACCAGCCGAAGCTGCTGCGCCCGGCGAATTTTCCGGAGAGCAATCCGGGGAGCGGGGTATATGTGGGCACGGCGAAGAACGGCGTGTCCTACGCGGTGCTGAACCTGCAGGGGCGGGTGTTCATGCCGGCCATTGACGATCCCTTCCGCACCGCGGACCGGGAGCTGGCCAAGCTGCCGCCGGAAGTGGCTTTTGTCCTGGTGGATATGCACGCGGAGGTCACCAGCGAGAAGATCGCCATGGGCTGGTATCTCGACGGGCGAGTGAGCGCCGTGGTGGGCACGCACACGCACGTAACCACCGCGGACGAGCGCGTGCTGCCGCAGGGTACCGCGTACATCACCGACGTGGGCATGACCGGGCCGCACGAGGGCATCATCGGGATGGACCGCGCGAACATCATCAAGCGCTTCCTGGACGCCATGCCCACGAAGTTCGACGTGGCCTCCGGCGACGTGCAGATGAACACGGTGCTGGTGGAAACCGATGACGACGGCGCGCGCAACGCCGCTGGGCGCCTGCGCGCGCGCTCCATCGCGCGCCTCTGCTTCCACATCGATTAG
- a CDS encoding TonB-dependent receptor: protein MSRNLRSTALLVFSWSLLFAAVPGWAQSSGTLEGVVKDPSGAAVAGATVEISYAVSGFRRETTTGNAGEFRFTNLPFNLYHLAVTAAGFASYTQDVDVRSSVPTAVPVSLKIGSAETSITVEATGADLVETDSTFHTDVDRALFDKLPLESQSSSVSSLVTLATPGVVADSNGLFHGLGDHAENSFSVDGQPITDQQSKVFSNQIPAESIQSMEVVSGAPPAEFGDKTSLIIKVTTRSGLGQSKPTGSVKVSYGSFGSVNGGFDVAFGGQKWGNFIAASALSTSRFLDPPELQALHDKGNQENLFDRVDYQLSGADTVHVNLGYTRSWFQTPNTFDNLNAGLSGLQNNLVGQTDQRSLIKTFNIAPTWTRLVSPTTLLTVGAFVRQDQYGYFPSQNVFADQPATVTQQRKLTNAGMHSDVSYVKGIHNIKAGVTFEHTFLTENFNFGITSPFTNPVCLNADGRPDTNPALTDPAQCTGALQPNPNFVAALGCIDLSRPAPAATDNCPGGQSALFPFRGHTDIKQLGLFIQDTITKGNWAFNLGIRGDGYRGMVHDTQVQPRVGIAYNIKKTNTVLRASYARVMETPFNENLILASQGASNPVITGVIGGQSLQAPIRSGQRNQFNAGLQQAFGNFLVVDADYLWKYTHNGYDFSAFGNTPIFFPIAWHNSKVDGVSVRVSVPNYHGLTAFTILGHVRARFFPPQVGGLGATVTGGEVFRIDHDQAFQQTTHAQYQPWKTLPWIAMNWRYDSGLVASNPNLADFPTALGFLDADQQAAIGLYCGNQVATLANALTPAGCAGQTNFGAKLLNFPLPGKGDVDRNPTRVTPRNLFDASVGDDDLFHGDHYKWSLRFTVINLTNKVTLFNFLSTFSGTHFVAPRSYTAELGFHF from the coding sequence GCATCCTACACGCAGGACGTGGATGTGCGCTCGAGCGTTCCGACGGCGGTGCCGGTCAGCTTGAAGATCGGCAGTGCGGAGACCAGCATCACAGTGGAGGCCACTGGCGCCGACCTCGTAGAGACCGACTCCACGTTTCACACGGACGTGGATCGCGCTTTGTTCGACAAGCTTCCGCTGGAAAGCCAGTCCTCGTCGGTGAGTTCTCTGGTGACGCTGGCGACTCCCGGAGTGGTGGCGGACTCGAACGGCCTGTTCCACGGGCTCGGGGACCACGCGGAGAATTCGTTTTCTGTGGACGGCCAGCCGATTACCGACCAGCAGAGCAAAGTTTTTTCGAACCAGATTCCCGCCGAATCGATCCAGTCCATGGAGGTGGTTTCCGGAGCTCCGCCGGCCGAATTTGGCGACAAGACCAGCTTGATCATTAAAGTGACGACCCGTTCGGGTCTTGGGCAGAGCAAGCCCACAGGCAGCGTCAAGGTTTCGTACGGAAGTTTTGGCTCCGTAAACGGCGGCTTTGACGTGGCCTTCGGGGGGCAGAAGTGGGGAAATTTCATCGCCGCGAGCGCATTGAGCACCAGCCGGTTTCTGGATCCACCGGAACTGCAAGCCCTCCACGACAAGGGCAATCAGGAAAACCTCTTCGACCGCGTGGACTATCAGCTGAGCGGCGCGGACACGGTCCACGTGAACCTTGGTTATACGCGTTCCTGGTTTCAGACGCCGAATACGTTCGATAACCTGAATGCGGGCCTCAGCGGCCTCCAGAATAATCTCGTAGGCCAGACGGATCAGCGTTCGCTGATCAAGACCTTCAACATCGCGCCAACCTGGACGCGGCTGGTCAGTCCCACGACGCTGTTGACCGTGGGGGCCTTCGTGCGGCAGGACCAGTATGGCTATTTCCCGAGCCAGAATGTTTTTGCGGATCAACCGGCGACGGTCACGCAGCAGCGAAAACTGACCAATGCGGGCATGCACTCGGACGTGTCCTACGTGAAAGGCATTCACAACATCAAAGCAGGCGTCACGTTTGAACACACGTTCCTCACGGAGAATTTCAACTTCGGAATTACCAGCCCGTTCACCAATCCAGTCTGTCTGAATGCTGATGGGAGGCCTGACACGAACCCCGCACTGACGGACCCGGCGCAGTGCACGGGTGCGCTGCAGCCCAATCCGAACTTTGTGGCGGCGCTCGGCTGCATCGACCTGAGCAGGCCCGCGCCGGCAGCGACGGACAACTGCCCGGGCGGGCAAAGCGCGCTGTTCCCCTTCCGCGGCCACACGGACATCAAGCAACTGGGGTTATTCATCCAGGACACGATCACGAAAGGCAATTGGGCCTTTAATTTGGGGATTCGGGGTGATGGATATCGCGGGATGGTCCACGATACGCAAGTGCAGCCGCGCGTGGGCATTGCCTATAACATCAAGAAAACGAACACAGTTCTGCGTGCCTCCTATGCGCGCGTCATGGAGACCCCGTTCAATGAGAACTTGATTCTCGCCAGTCAGGGGGCGAGCAACCCGGTGATCACCGGCGTGATCGGCGGGCAGAGCTTACAAGCGCCGATTCGCTCCGGGCAGCGCAACCAGTTCAATGCCGGGTTGCAGCAAGCCTTCGGGAACTTTCTGGTGGTGGATGCGGACTACCTGTGGAAGTACACGCACAACGGGTACGACTTCAGCGCCTTTGGCAACACACCGATTTTCTTCCCCATTGCCTGGCACAACTCGAAGGTGGACGGAGTTTCGGTGCGCGTGAGCGTGCCGAATTACCACGGCTTGACGGCATTTACGATTCTGGGACACGTTCGAGCGCGGTTCTTCCCGCCACAAGTGGGAGGATTGGGGGCCACGGTGACGGGCGGCGAAGTCTTCCGCATCGATCACGACCAGGCCTTCCAGCAGACGACGCATGCGCAATACCAGCCGTGGAAGACCTTGCCGTGGATCGCCATGAACTGGCGCTACGACAGCGGGCTAGTGGCCAGCAACCCCAACTTGGCCGATTTTCCTACCGCCTTGGGGTTCCTGGATGCGGACCAGCAGGCCGCGATCGGGCTTTACTGCGGCAACCAGGTGGCGACCCTGGCGAACGCGCTGACGCCGGCTGGCTGTGCCGGGCAAACAAACTTCGGGGCCAAGCTTTTGAACTTCCCGCTGCCCGGTAAAGGAGACGTCGACCGCAATCCGACGCGCGTGACCCCGCGCAACCTCTTTGACGCCAGCGTGGGCGATGACGACCTCTTCCATGGCGACCACTACAAGTGGAGCCTGCGCTTCACGGTCATCAACCTGACGAACAAAGTGACGCTGTTCAACTTCCTGTCGACCTTCAGCGGGACGCATTTCGTCGCACCGCGCTCGTACACGGCGGAGCTCGGATTCCACTTCTAG